A genomic stretch from Candidatus Dormiibacterota bacterium includes:
- a CDS encoding PQQ-binding-like beta-propeller repeat protein, with translation MRATSVLLVVAFSFGLTSCGGGGGGGGGIVPSAPRAPAPPASADWNTFADGLSREGYNPSERTLGRNNAGSLHALWTRDLGGAIDAQSLFAANVTVGGSSHDVLYVGTEGGTFYALDASTGATLWQAALGSVAGICEADLPGGVYGITGTATFDRTTNRVYVADGLDRLHAFDMATGQEAAGWPVAITALTSQEHVYSALAYNPANHLLYAQTAGYCDITPYQGRLIAVNTQSASVVATFLPGGTENGGGLWGMGGPSIDATTGDLFIGTGNTIGATAHDAYAEQVVRLTSTLSVEAANYPGLVNGTRDYDFGSTPMLYQMPACAPQFTAQNKDGSLYVYGQGTISSGPMQNLAMADDSEQGQFIGVAAFSPVTNEVYVGVPAGYGGFSNGLVALRERAGCSLALAWQSTEGSVPPEGDNVAATVANGVVYSVNGIGDAVFANDAQTGAALWNSAAAIGGPVFTPPTVANGRVYVGSWDHSLYAFAAP, from the coding sequence ATGCGGGCGACTTCCGTCTTGCTGGTGGTCGCGTTCTCCTTTGGCCTCACGTCTTGTGGCGGCGGAGGAGGCGGGGGCGGCGGAATCGTGCCGTCCGCGCCGCGCGCGCCGGCGCCCCCGGCAAGTGCGGATTGGAACACGTTTGCCGACGGACTCTCGCGCGAAGGCTACAATCCGTCGGAACGTACGCTCGGTCGAAACAACGCCGGATCGCTGCACGCTCTGTGGACCCGCGATCTCGGTGGCGCAATCGACGCGCAATCGCTCTTCGCCGCGAACGTCACGGTCGGCGGCTCCTCGCACGACGTGCTCTACGTCGGGACGGAAGGCGGAACGTTCTACGCGCTGGACGCCTCGACGGGCGCGACGCTATGGCAGGCCGCGCTCGGATCGGTCGCCGGCATCTGCGAGGCGGATCTGCCCGGCGGCGTCTACGGCATCACGGGTACGGCCACGTTCGATCGGACCACGAACCGCGTGTACGTCGCCGACGGGCTCGACAGGCTTCACGCCTTCGACATGGCAACCGGCCAAGAGGCGGCGGGCTGGCCGGTCGCGATTACCGCGCTGACGTCGCAAGAGCACGTCTACAGTGCGCTTGCGTACAATCCGGCCAACCATCTGCTGTACGCGCAGACGGCGGGCTACTGCGATATCACGCCGTACCAAGGGCGCCTCATCGCCGTCAACACGCAGAGCGCGAGCGTCGTTGCGACGTTTCTGCCGGGCGGAACGGAGAACGGCGGGGGCCTTTGGGGCATGGGCGGCCCGTCGATCGACGCGACAACGGGCGATCTCTTCATCGGGACCGGGAACACGATCGGCGCGACCGCGCACGACGCGTACGCAGAGCAGGTCGTGCGATTGACGTCGACGCTCTCGGTCGAAGCGGCGAACTACCCCGGCTTGGTCAACGGGACGCGCGATTACGATTTTGGGTCGACGCCGATGCTCTATCAGATGCCGGCGTGCGCACCGCAGTTCACCGCGCAGAACAAAGACGGCAGCCTCTACGTGTACGGGCAAGGTACGATCTCATCCGGGCCGATGCAGAATTTAGCGATGGCCGACGACTCCGAGCAGGGGCAGTTCATCGGCGTTGCGGCGTTTTCGCCCGTGACCAACGAAGTCTACGTCGGCGTTCCGGCCGGATACGGCGGCTTTTCGAACGGGCTCGTCGCGCTGAGAGAGCGGGCGGGATGTAGCCTTGCGCTCGCGTGGCAGAGCACCGAGGGATCCGTTCCGCCCGAAGGTGACAACGTTGCTGCGACGGTTGCAAACGGCGTGGTCTACTCGGTGAACGGCATCGGCGACGCCGTCTTTGCCAACGATGCGCAGACGGGTGCGGCGCTCTGGAACAGCGCAGCGGCGATCGGGGGCCCGGTTTTTACGCCGCCGACGGTCGCGAACGGACGCGTCTACGTGGGCTCCTGGGACCACAGCCTGTACGCCTTCGCGGCGCCGTGA
- a CDS encoding glycosyltransferase 87 family protein has protein sequence MSVLKIAAIALAIFGATYFVGVLEHPPPQALEDFSAFYCGARLAATYENPYDDAALGRCERSVAPWQRGGVMPAPYPPYALLLLFPLSLLPFGVAGAIWIAGIVGAIAISCVVIARLSRAPLVVAVAAFAATIWFPSMIAASMAAYPILFLLLAAYALRRERWSWAAVFLGLGMVKPNLALPACLAAFAILPPMRMRLAAAGAALFVAQTLVAGPKLFLSYVEYMHAYAARDIANAWQYSLVYGLHMLGVADRTAVGLGWAQYAVAAVAGIAIGAAFARRYGDTAWVVLTPLAFAIIGGIYARQQELAAAIPFGVMLAYQAPSALARLALVLLATPWSAVYGDAAYPPFVMLTTGTLVHQFWKPPPIVTLLAAFAAVAVLLAFPNGSTPSNSLWFLRHLPGWLGLAALVVACVAVLVEGKGAELPQPSA, from the coding sequence ATGAGTGTCTTGAAGATCGCCGCGATCGCGCTCGCGATCTTCGGCGCGACGTATTTCGTCGGCGTGCTCGAGCATCCACCGCCGCAAGCGCTCGAAGATTTCAGCGCATTCTACTGCGGCGCCCGGCTCGCCGCCACATACGAGAACCCGTACGACGACGCGGCGCTCGGGCGCTGCGAACGCAGCGTCGCGCCGTGGCAGCGCGGCGGCGTGATGCCGGCGCCGTACCCGCCCTACGCGCTGTTGCTGCTTTTTCCGCTGAGCCTCTTGCCCTTCGGCGTCGCGGGCGCGATCTGGATCGCCGGCATCGTGGGTGCGATCGCGATCTCGTGCGTCGTCATCGCGCGGCTGTCGCGCGCGCCGCTCGTCGTTGCGGTAGCGGCGTTCGCCGCGACGATATGGTTTCCGTCGATGATCGCCGCGTCGATGGCGGCATATCCGATTCTCTTCCTGCTTCTCGCCGCTTACGCGCTGCGCCGCGAGCGGTGGAGCTGGGCGGCCGTGTTTCTCGGGCTCGGGATGGTCAAACCGAACCTCGCGCTTCCCGCCTGCCTCGCCGCGTTTGCGATCCTTCCACCGATGCGCATGCGCCTGGCCGCCGCCGGCGCGGCCCTCTTCGTCGCGCAGACACTCGTTGCCGGTCCGAAGCTCTTTCTCTCCTACGTAGAGTACATGCACGCATACGCCGCGCGCGACATCGCGAACGCGTGGCAATATAGCCTCGTCTACGGTCTTCACATGCTGGGTGTCGCTGATCGCACAGCCGTCGGCTTGGGATGGGCCCAGTACGCCGTCGCGGCGGTCGCGGGCATCGCCATCGGCGCGGCCTTTGCGAGGCGATACGGCGACACCGCGTGGGTCGTTCTTACGCCGCTCGCGTTTGCCATCATCGGAGGAATCTACGCGCGCCAGCAGGAGCTTGCCGCAGCCATTCCGTTCGGCGTGATGCTCGCGTACCAGGCGCCATCCGCGCTCGCGCGGCTCGCATTGGTGCTGCTGGCGACGCCGTGGTCGGCGGTCTACGGCGATGCGGCGTATCCGCCGTTCGTTATGCTCACCACCGGAACGCTCGTGCACCAGTTCTGGAAGCCGCCGCCTATCGTGACGCTGCTTGCGGCCTTCGCTGCCGTCGCCGTGCTGCTCGCGTTTCCGAACGGATCGACGCCGTCGAACTCGCTCTGGTTCCTGAGGCATTTGCCCGGATGGCTCGGGCTCGCCGCGCTCGTTGTCGCCTGCGTTGCCGTGCTCGTGGAGGGGAAAGGCGCCGAGCTGCCGCAGCCGTCGGCGTGA
- a CDS encoding acyltransferase — protein sequence MNEESARLRSVDGLRALAMIWIVSFHVLYFLNNVMDPHQAWAFFASTRFNLILQAPFGIDVLFVLSGFLIGGYVFRELKKSRLSMRTYFIRRAARLFPAYVAALALYAMVIPYNLPHVWANLLFVNNYVPFAQQAMGWTWTLGVDAHFYVLFPLAILLVRDSRWYLPLLIAALAGALAVRAFVVLHAGMTLPWLTSPVYDAAHFNRVFDVLYDKTQMRFGAIVCGLIAAYLYEYTSVRDALSRHAALALSLFLASIAVLAAYMAVPGYLPDSGARLGGGLSAFYLVTSDYAFAAAITCVLLLVLCEAPRSRMVAAWLSARMWYWPAELSYSAFLLNPLVILGAYVLVLHPSAMTLPKAIEYELLLIPLTYAAAALLYFSVEKPFRRMARRYTQVKPSAIAAERAGQ from the coding sequence ATGAACGAGGAGAGCGCGCGCCTTCGGAGCGTCGACGGGCTTCGGGCGCTCGCGATGATCTGGATCGTATCATTCCACGTGCTCTACTTTTTGAACAACGTGATGGATCCGCACCAGGCGTGGGCGTTCTTCGCGAGCACGCGCTTTAACCTCATCCTCCAGGCGCCGTTCGGCATCGACGTGCTCTTCGTGCTCAGCGGCTTCCTCATCGGCGGATACGTCTTTCGGGAGCTGAAGAAGAGCCGGCTCTCGATGCGCACGTATTTCATCCGCCGCGCGGCGCGGCTCTTCCCGGCCTATGTTGCGGCGCTCGCGCTGTACGCGATGGTGATTCCGTACAATCTGCCGCACGTCTGGGCGAACCTTCTCTTCGTGAACAACTACGTTCCATTCGCGCAGCAGGCGATGGGGTGGACGTGGACGCTCGGCGTCGACGCGCATTTCTACGTGCTCTTTCCGCTGGCGATCCTGCTCGTGCGCGACAGCCGATGGTACCTGCCGCTCCTCATAGCTGCGTTGGCCGGCGCGCTCGCCGTACGCGCTTTCGTGGTCCTGCACGCCGGCATGACGCTGCCCTGGCTAACCTCGCCGGTCTACGACGCGGCGCACTTCAACCGCGTCTTCGACGTGCTGTACGACAAGACGCAGATGCGCTTCGGTGCGATCGTCTGCGGGCTCATCGCTGCGTACCTCTACGAGTACACGTCCGTACGCGACGCCCTCTCGCGGCATGCGGCGCTCGCGCTCTCTCTTTTTCTCGCGTCGATCGCGGTACTGGCGGCGTATATGGCGGTTCCCGGGTACCTGCCCGACAGCGGCGCTCGCCTCGGCGGCGGGCTCTCGGCCTTCTACTTGGTGACGTCGGACTACGCGTTTGCAGCCGCCATCACGTGCGTGCTTTTGCTCGTGCTCTGCGAAGCGCCTCGCAGCCGTATGGTGGCGGCATGGCTCTCCGCGCGCATGTGGTACTGGCCTGCGGAGCTGTCCTACAGTGCCTTTCTGCTCAACCCGCTCGTCATTTTGGGGGCGTACGTCCTCGTGCTGCATCCATCGGCAATGACGCTTCCCAAGGCGATCGAATACGAGCTGCTGCTCATCCCGCTCACGTACGCTGCAGCTGCGCTCCTGTATTTCTCGGTCGAGAAGCCGTTCCGCCGCATGGCCCGCAGATACACGCAAGTGAAACCCAGCGCAATCGCGGCCGAGCGAGCAGGGCAATGA